One window from the genome of Paraclostridium sordellii encodes:
- the greA gene encoding transcription elongation factor GreA — protein sequence MEENKEILLTQEGYQKLEDEVEHLKSVRRREVAERIKVAISFGDISENAEYDEAKNEQAQVEERIIKLENMLRKAVIIDESKIDSNIVTIGSIVKVNDMEFEEEVEYTIVGSAEADPYEGKISNESPVGKALLGRAKGEVVDVQVPDGVAKFEILEIRR from the coding sequence ATGGAAGAAAACAAGGAAATATTATTAACTCAAGAAGGATACCAGAAGTTAGAAGACGAGGTAGAACATTTAAAATCAGTTAGAAGAAGAGAAGTTGCTGAGAGAATAAAGGTAGCTATATCTTTTGGAGATATATCAGAAAACGCTGAATATGATGAAGCTAAAAATGAGCAAGCTCAAGTAGAAGAGAGAATAATAAAGCTTGAAAACATGCTAAGAAAAGCAGTTATAATAGATGAGTCTAAGATAGATTCAAATATAGTTACTATAGGATCTATAGTTAAAGTTAATGATATGGAATTTGAAGAAGAAGTAGAATATACTATAGTAGGTTCTGCTGAAGCTGATCCATATGAAGGAAAAATATCAAACGAATCACCTGTAGGAAAGGCTCTTTTAGGAAGAGCTAAAGGAGAAGTAGTAGATGTTCAAGTTCCTGATGGGGTTGCTAAATTCGAGATATTAGAAATAAGAAGATAA
- the dusB gene encoding tRNA dihydrouridine synthase DusB — MKIGNVTLDNKVFLSPMAGVTDLPFRLICKEQDCGMLYTEMINAKALCYDDKNTKKMLKIEEEEHPVAVQIFGSDPEFMGGAAEILNEYPNEILDINMGCPAPKVIKNGDGSALMKNPKLAEEVLKSVVKKSKKPVTLKIRKGWDDNSVNAVEIAKIAEASGISALAIHGRTREQYYSGTADWDIIAEIKKNIEIPVIGNGDVFEVEDAINMINKTNCDAIMIGRGAQGNPWIFKRINHYMKTGEILPGPTCEEKINTALKHLKLAVEEHGEYVAVREMRKHIAWYLKGLRGSARLRDEINKIESYEEVVNKLSYYLDHSLT; from the coding sequence ATGAAGATAGGAAATGTTACGTTAGACAATAAGGTATTTTTATCTCCTATGGCAGGAGTAACAGACTTACCATTTAGATTAATATGCAAAGAACAAGATTGTGGAATGTTATATACAGAAATGATTAATGCAAAAGCTCTTTGCTATGATGATAAAAATACTAAGAAAATGTTGAAGATAGAGGAAGAGGAACATCCTGTGGCTGTTCAAATTTTTGGATCAGATCCTGAGTTTATGGGAGGAGCTGCAGAAATCTTAAATGAATATCCAAATGAAATATTGGATATAAATATGGGGTGCCCAGCTCCTAAGGTTATAAAAAATGGAGATGGATCAGCTCTTATGAAAAATCCTAAACTTGCAGAAGAAGTATTGAAATCTGTTGTTAAAAAATCTAAAAAGCCTGTTACATTAAAAATAAGAAAAGGTTGGGATGATAATAGTGTGAATGCTGTTGAAATTGCAAAAATTGCAGAAGCCTCAGGGATAAGTGCATTAGCTATACATGGAAGAACAAGAGAACAATATTATTCAGGAACAGCTGATTGGGATATAATAGCTGAAATTAAGAAGAACATAGAAATACCTGTAATTGGTAATGGTGATGTGTTTGAAGTAGAAGATGCTATAAATATGATAAACAAGACTAACTGTGATGCTATAATGATAGGTAGAGGGGCACAAGGTAATCCGTGGATATTTAAAAGGATAAATCATTATATGAAAACAGGAGAAATACTACCTGGACCTACTTGTGAAGAAAAAATAAATACAGCTTTAAAACATTTAAAATTAGCAGTAGAAGAACATGGTGAATATGTAGCAGTTAGAGAAATGAGAAAACATATTGCGTGGTACTTAAAAGGACTTAGAGGATCAGCTAGATTAAGAGATGAAATAAACAAAATAGAAAGCTATGAAGAAGTAGTAAACAAGCTATCTTACTACCTGGACCACTCCTTGACATAA
- a CDS encoding type III pantothenate kinase: MLLVFDVGNTNMVLGIYEGKELKKYWRISTDKAKTSDEYGMLINNLFQYDNVDIKSIKDVIISSVVPNVMHSLENFCIKYFNKQPLVVGPGIKTGLNIKYDNPKQVGADRIVNAVAAIEKYKAPMIIIDFGTATTFCAISAKGDYLGGTIAPGIKISSEALFQRASKLPRVELTKPGMTICKSTVSAMQSGIIYGYVGLVDKIVKMMKEELDNEEIKVIATGGLSSLIASETNSIDCVDKFLTLEGLRIIYDKNKE; encoded by the coding sequence ATGCTTTTAGTATTTGACGTTGGAAATACCAACATGGTATTAGGTATATATGAGGGAAAAGAACTAAAAAAGTATTGGAGAATAAGTACTGATAAAGCAAAGACATCAGATGAATATGGGATGCTGATAAATAATTTATTTCAATATGATAATGTAGACATAAAATCAATAAAAGATGTGATAATATCATCAGTTGTACCTAATGTTATGCATTCTCTTGAGAATTTTTGTATAAAATATTTCAACAAACAACCATTAGTAGTTGGGCCTGGAATAAAAACAGGATTAAATATTAAATATGATAATCCTAAACAAGTTGGAGCAGATAGAATAGTAAATGCTGTAGCTGCAATAGAAAAATATAAAGCTCCTATGATAATAATCGATTTTGGAACGGCAACAACTTTTTGCGCTATATCAGCAAAGGGAGATTATTTAGGAGGAACTATAGCTCCTGGTATAAAAATATCAAGTGAAGCTTTATTCCAAAGGGCATCAAAACTTCCTAGAGTAGAACTTACAAAACCTGGAATGACTATTTGTAAAAGTACAGTTTCAGCAATGCAATCAGGGATAATATATGGATATGTAGGATTAGTAGATAAGATTGTTAAAATGATGAAAGAAGAACTTGACAATGAAGAAATAAAGGTAATTGCCACAGGAGGACTATCATCGTTAATAGCATCTGAAACTAATAGTATAGATTGTGTAGATAAATTCTTGACACTAGAAGGTTTAAGAATTATCTATGATAAAAATAAAGAATAG
- a CDS encoding ECF transporter S component: MKTQVGVSKKINVRQMAVIGMLSAISIMLSMTPLGFIPIGPVNATIMHIPVIIGAIIEGPIVGGIIGLIFGLTSFMRAITMPSPTNFMFMNPIVSILPRVLMGVSTYYIYKIVFKTTKNISISGMCSGFLGSIINTFGVLGMVYLLYAQRYVEAIGGDTSTAGAVILGIAATNGIPEAIVGALVVSGVVIILKKSKK; this comes from the coding sequence ATGAAAACACAAGTAGGAGTATCGAAAAAAATTAATGTTAGACAAATGGCTGTAATAGGGATGCTATCAGCTATATCTATAATGTTATCTATGACACCGTTAGGATTTATACCTATTGGACCTGTTAATGCTACTATAATGCATATTCCAGTTATAATAGGTGCTATAATAGAAGGACCTATTGTGGGCGGTATAATAGGTTTAATATTTGGACTAACTAGTTTCATGAGAGCTATAACTATGCCAAGTCCTACTAACTTTATGTTTATGAATCCTATAGTATCAATATTACCTAGAGTATTAATGGGTGTTTCTACGTATTATATTTACAAAATAGTATTTAAAACAACTAAAAATATTTCTATATCAGGAATGTGTTCAGGGTTTTTAGGATCTATTATAAATACCTTTGGGGTATTAGGTATGGTATATTTACTTTATGCTCAAAGATATGTAGAGGCTATAGGTGGAGATACATCTACAGCAGGAGCTGTAATATTAGGAATTGCTGCTACTAATGGTATACCTGAAGCTATTGTTGGAGCTTTGGTTGTATCTGGAGTTGTAATTATACTGAAAAAAAGCAAAAAATAG
- a CDS encoding P1 family peptidase has translation MYNNILDIKGIKVGQVEDKKGLTGCTVVLCEKGAVCGVDVRGAAPGTRETDLLDPINMIQKVHAVVLAGGSAFGLEATCGVSKFLEERGIGFDVGVAKVPIVTGAVLFDLAVGDSKSRPNLQMGYTACEKASDKYLDQGNFGAGCGATVGKIKGSDYCTKGGIGSYSIKLDNGLIVSALIAVNAFGDVYENGEVIAGVLNDKKNDFLNTYELMKQGVNKGGFNIDNTTIGVVATNAKLDKANCKKISQMAHNGYAKTIFPIHTPHDGDTIFTLSTGEIEADITLLGSLATEVVEKSVINAVKNAKAIKNIPSYNEIKLK, from the coding sequence ATGTATAATAATATTTTGGATATAAAGGGAATAAAAGTGGGACAAGTAGAAGATAAAAAAGGGTTAACAGGATGTACCGTTGTTTTATGTGAAAAAGGAGCTGTATGTGGTGTTGATGTAAGAGGGGCGGCTCCGGGCACAAGAGAAACTGACTTGCTTGATCCTATAAATATGATCCAAAAAGTACATGCAGTAGTTTTGGCAGGGGGATCAGCATTTGGATTAGAAGCTACGTGTGGAGTAAGTAAATTTTTAGAAGAAAGAGGCATAGGTTTTGATGTGGGAGTTGCTAAAGTACCTATAGTAACTGGAGCCGTACTTTTTGATTTGGCAGTTGGAGATTCTAAATCTAGACCAAATCTTCAAATGGGATATACAGCTTGCGAGAAAGCGAGTGACAAGTATCTTGATCAAGGAAATTTTGGAGCAGGATGCGGAGCTACAGTTGGAAAGATAAAAGGTAGTGATTATTGCACAAAAGGAGGGATTGGTAGTTACTCTATAAAATTGGATAACGGATTAATAGTATCGGCCTTAATAGCGGTGAATGCATTTGGAGATGTTTATGAAAACGGAGAGGTAATAGCTGGAGTTTTAAATGATAAGAAGAATGATTTTTTAAATACATATGAGCTTATGAAACAAGGTGTAAATAAAGGGGGATTTAATATAGATAATACTACTATTGGAGTAGTAGCCACAAATGCAAAATTAGATAAAGCTAATTGTAAAAAAATTTCTCAAATGGCCCATAATGGATATGCAAAAACAATTTTTCCTATACATACTCCTCATGATGGAGATACTATATTTACACTTTCAACAGGAGAAATAGAAGCTGACATAACATTATTAGGTTCATTAGCCACAGAAGTTGTTGAAAAGAGTGTAATAAATGCGGTTAAAAATGCTAAGGCGATTAAGAATATACCTTCATACAATGAAATTAAATTGAAATAA
- a CDS encoding biotin--[acetyl-CoA-carboxylase] ligase gives MREKVINILLDGELEFISGEEISKRLGISRTAVWKHINALKEQGYEIESVNRKGYRLKESPNDILSKENIVHELNTDFIGREIVHFESIDSTNNYAKNVANGKVDGTVIISEEQIGGRGRLGKKWHSRKYDGIWMSIILKPDISPMDAPFITLIAGASIVKALDNLGIKSTIKWPNDIILNNKKVCGILTELSAEIERVNYIVLGIGINVKTLDFPEDIKNIATSIKKESYEASRVDIIRNILEEFEKNYIDYTVNGDKSKTLDICRKFSAIINKEIYIIKNNEKEIVKCIDINSDGNLIIQDKEGNKKEIVSGEVSIRGEHGYV, from the coding sequence TTGAGAGAAAAAGTTATAAATATATTACTAGACGGTGAGTTAGAATTTATTTCTGGAGAAGAGATATCTAAAAGACTAGGAATATCTAGAACTGCTGTATGGAAACATATAAATGCTTTAAAAGAACAAGGTTATGAAATTGAATCTGTAAATAGAAAGGGATATAGGTTGAAGGAATCTCCTAATGATATCTTAAGTAAAGAAAATATAGTTCATGAGTTAAATACTGATTTTATAGGTAGAGAAATAGTTCATTTTGAAAGTATAGACTCTACAAATAATTATGCCAAAAATGTAGCCAATGGAAAAGTAGATGGAACTGTTATTATAAGTGAAGAACAAATAGGAGGAAGAGGAAGGTTAGGGAAGAAATGGCACTCTAGAAAATATGATGGAATATGGATGAGTATAATATTAAAACCAGATATATCTCCTATGGATGCGCCTTTTATAACTCTTATCGCTGGAGCTTCTATAGTTAAAGCTTTAGATAACTTAGGTATTAAATCAACTATAAAATGGCCAAATGATATTATTTTAAACAATAAAAAAGTTTGTGGAATATTAACTGAGTTATCTGCTGAGATTGAAAGAGTAAACTATATTGTACTGGGAATAGGAATAAATGTTAAGACATTAGATTTTCCTGAGGATATAAAAAACATAGCAACATCTATTAAGAAAGAAAGCTATGAGGCATCAAGAGTAGATATTATAAGGAATATATTAGAAGAGTTCGAGAAAAACTATATAGATTACACTGTAAATGGAGATAAATCTAAAACTTTAGACATTTGTAGAAAATTTTCTGCAATTATAAATAAAGAAATATATATAATAAAAAACAATGAAAAGGAAATTGTAAAATGTATAGATATAAATTCAGATGGAAATTTAATTATTCAAGATAAAGAGGGTAATAAAAAAGAGATAGTATCAGGGGAAGTTTCAATACGAGGTGAACATGGATATGTATAA